In the Deltaproteobacteria bacterium genome, CCCTGGCCGACGATTCCGGCTTGGTCGTGGATGCTCTGAACGGAAGACCCGGTGTCTATTCGGCCCGGTATTCCGACCCGGATGCAACACCGGAGAAGAACAACGCAAAGCTCCTGGAGGAACTCCGTGAGGTCCCGATGAAGCGCCGGACAGCCCGGTTTGTCTGCGTCATTGCCATCGCCCGGCCTTCCGGAAAGGTTGATCTTGCCGAAGGAAGGTGTGAAGGTCTCATTGCAACGGAACTGCGGGGCTCCCAGGGGTTCGGGTATGATCCCCTTTTTGTGATCCCCGAACGGGAGATGTCCTTTGCCGAACTAGGTACGGAAGAGAAGAACAAGATCAGCCACCGCTCCATCGCCCTGCAGAAGGCGGCAAAGATTATTTTAGGACTTCCTGAGCAGGAAAAAGGTTGAAATCGGGAATAAAAATCACTATAATCTTTTCATTGTTCAGGGGGCGGGATCACAACCCGGTTGAAAGGATTACGAATCACGGGGCGTAGCGCAGTCTGGTTAGCGCACCTGCCTTGGGAGCAGGGGGTCGGAGGTTCAAATCCTCTCGCCCCGACCAGATTCTGAAATTTTGCCAAGCAAAATTTCAGCGCCTGTAGCTCAGTTGGATAGAGCAACGGCCTTCTAAGCCGTGGGTCCGGGGTTCGATTCCCTGCAGGCGCGCCAGTTTTTTGGGGAATGAATTGCCGTTGTTGGAAACGACGGTAATTCAATTTTCAAAATGTGGTGGGTGTAGCTCAGTTGGTTAGAGCGCAAGGTTGTGGCCCTTGAGGCCGGGGGTTCGAATCCCCTCACTCACCCCAAATATTTTTTTCTTCGAAAAAAACATGACCCTTTTGCGGAGCAAAAGTTATAAATTTGACGAAGCAAAACTTAGCGCCCGTAGCTCAGTTGGATAGAGCGTCGGACTTCGAATCCGCAGGTCGCAGGTTCGAGTCCTGCCGGGCGCACCATTAATCATTTTATTTCAGATGCTC is a window encoding:
- a CDS encoding XTP/dITP diphosphatase, with translation MMDVIVASRNPNKVEEIRQILTGSNLRIISMDDIPSLPDVREDGLTFEENARKKALEIAKLTGRLTLADDSGLVVDALNGRPGVYSARYSDPDATPEKNNAKLLEELREVPMKRRTARFVCVIAIARPSGKVDLAEGRCEGLIATELRGSQGFGYDPLFVIPEREMSFAELGTEEKNKISHRSIALQKAAKIILGLPEQEKG